In a single window of the Caproicibacterium sp. BJN0003 genome:
- a CDS encoding phage minor capsid protein, which translates to MLPPEYLEHAADDIVDLYSQLDQLIIRDIVRRIMKTRRITDTAAWQIDRVQNSGLLYNEVIAEVSKFSGASESQVRALFQDFGVEAVNYDRTIYTAAGLSPPPLAMSPAAQQVLNAGLVKTSGYLQNLTQTTASGAQQAYIHAATIAEMQVDSGAFDYTTAIRNAVRSAIDGGNWITYPTGHHDRLDVATRRAVMTGVNQTSAQISLAYADDMGCDLVETTAHIGARPEHAVWQGKVFSRSGNNRKYPDFVENTRYGYGDGLCGWNCRHNFYPYFEGISESAYPKQKLDEYKNKTVEYQGVKMSYYDATQRQRAMERAVRDSKRQAAGYDEAVKSAKDEATAKAMKQEFNSAAIKLKQQESILKDFTQKTGLERQRNLEQVLGFSHSQSSKAVWVNKKVDIQRQKDIIKEEIRTAGNLPKTAKIHLIPKPINTGSLSFDDKHINLQRKHDVTREQAIQWVHDAKISVTVWGGKYERYYGVDGTTYVNALESLIRTAYSAKQYDDNTKAILEVILKNGL; encoded by the coding sequence ATGCTGCCACCTGAGTATCTTGAACACGCCGCAGATGATATTGTTGATCTGTACAGTCAGCTTGATCAGCTCATCATACGCGATATTGTACGGCGCATCATGAAAACCAGGCGCATTACAGATACAGCGGCCTGGCAGATTGATAGAGTGCAGAACTCCGGCCTTCTTTACAATGAGGTAATCGCCGAAGTTTCAAAATTCAGCGGAGCTTCAGAATCACAAGTCCGCGCGTTATTTCAGGACTTCGGAGTGGAGGCTGTCAACTATGATCGTACCATTTACACAGCAGCCGGTCTTTCTCCTCCTCCGCTTGCCATGTCACCCGCAGCACAACAGGTTTTGAATGCTGGTCTGGTAAAGACAAGCGGATATTTGCAGAACCTAACTCAGACGACCGCCAGCGGCGCACAGCAAGCTTATATCCATGCCGCAACGATTGCAGAAATGCAGGTTGACAGCGGGGCTTTTGATTATACGACAGCGATTCGCAATGCAGTACGTTCTGCTATTGACGGCGGAAACTGGATCACGTATCCTACCGGCCATCATGACCGTTTGGATGTTGCAACCCGCCGCGCTGTAATGACCGGCGTCAATCAAACATCGGCACAGATAAGTCTTGCTTATGCCGATGACATGGGCTGTGATCTCGTGGAAACAACAGCGCATATCGGCGCACGCCCGGAACATGCTGTCTGGCAGGGCAAAGTATTCAGCCGATCGGGAAACAATCGGAAATACCCTGACTTTGTGGAAAACACACGGTATGGATATGGGGACGGCCTTTGCGGTTGGAACTGCCGGCACAACTTTTACCCATATTTTGAAGGAATATCGGAATCCGCTTATCCAAAGCAAAAGTTGGATGAATACAAGAACAAGACCGTCGAATATCAAGGCGTTAAAATGAGCTATTACGATGCTACCCAACGACAGCGAGCAATGGAACGCGCTGTTCGTGACAGCAAGCGGCAGGCAGCCGGATATGATGAGGCGGTAAAATCCGCAAAAGACGAAGCCACTGCAAAAGCCATGAAGCAGGAGTTTAACTCTGCAGCAATAAAGCTTAAACAGCAGGAATCGATCCTGAAAGATTTTACGCAGAAGACGGGACTTGAGCGCCAGCGAAACCTGGAACAGGTTCTCGGATTTAGTCACAGTCAATCCAGTAAGGCCGTTTGGGTCAATAAAAAAGTTGATATTCAGCGGCAAAAGGATATAATAAAAGAGGAGATTCGTACCGCTGGGAACCTTCCCAAGACCGCAAAAATCCATTTAATACCGAAGCCGATTAATACTGGTTCTCTTTCCTTTGATGATAAGCATATTAATTTGCAACGTAAACATGATGTTACAAGGGAACAGGCTATCCAATGGGTACATGATGCTAAAATATCGGTTACGGTGTGGGGTGGGAAATATGAACGCTATTATGGCGTTGATGGAACCACTTATGTTAACGCTCTCGAATCACTAATTCGTACCGCGTATTCTGCGAAACAATATGATGATAATACAAAAGCAATTTTGGAGGTGATTTTGAAAAATGGCTTATAA